In Pedobacter sp. W3I1, one DNA window encodes the following:
- a CDS encoding DUF3291 domain-containing protein, which translates to MGIINREFMIVALTITKFRSLTIPFAFIGMAILRLPLWLSKSCRFWKLMGSGKDAQVDLAPDYKHWAVLTIWDNRNDCDGFYRDSFVMKWFSFFGIESFTILLNPLSSHGLWSGIQPFKAEKTNNIHAGKIAVITRAAIKFNRLKEFRQNIKRAADAMRTAPGFILSAGIGENPFFDQATFSIWTDADSMKNYAYKSVDHADVIKLTREREWYREELFARFSIVDSWGTLNGTSVEL; encoded by the coding sequence TTGGGCATAATTAATCGTGAGTTTATGATTGTAGCCTTAACCATTACCAAATTCCGTAGCCTTACCATTCCCTTTGCTTTTATCGGGATGGCGATTTTAAGGTTGCCGCTATGGTTAAGTAAAAGCTGTAGATTTTGGAAGCTAATGGGAAGTGGAAAAGATGCCCAGGTAGATTTAGCTCCTGATTATAAGCATTGGGCGGTACTTACTATCTGGGATAACCGGAATGATTGTGACGGTTTTTATCGCGATTCTTTTGTGATGAAATGGTTTAGTTTCTTTGGAATTGAAAGTTTTACCATCTTATTAAACCCTTTATCTAGTCATGGATTATGGTCAGGAATACAGCCATTTAAAGCTGAAAAGACAAATAACATCCATGCAGGTAAGATTGCTGTAATTACCAGGGCAGCGATTAAATTTAACAGGTTAAAAGAGTTTAGGCAGAATATAAAAAGGGCGGCTGACGCCATGCGCACTGCTCCAGGTTTTATCTTATCAGCAGGTATTGGAGAAAATCCATTTTTCGATCAAGCCACCTTCTCCATCTGGACTGATGCGGATAGTATGAAAAATTATGCTTACAAATCTGTTGATCATGCTGATGTGATTAAACTTACCAGGGAGCGCGAATGGTACAGAGAAGAGTTGTTTGCCCGTTTCTCGATTGTAGATAGCTGGGGTACGCTTAATGGTACGTCTGTTGAATTGTAA
- a CDS encoding GAF domain-containing protein, with protein MAEDLTITRNTSKEEQYQSIIPQIDALLYGETDFIANLANVSAALKEQFNWFWVGFYLIKEDELVLGPFQGPVACTRIKKGKGVCGASWQQAETIIVPDVEEFPGHIACASASKSEIVLPLIVKGEVIGVLDVDSEVLNKFDETDKSYLEQVISILLNR; from the coding sequence ATGGCAGAAGATTTAACCATTACCAGAAATACATCAAAGGAAGAACAATATCAATCGATCATCCCTCAGATAGATGCCTTGCTTTACGGCGAAACAGATTTTATTGCAAACCTCGCCAATGTTTCAGCAGCACTTAAAGAACAGTTTAACTGGTTCTGGGTAGGGTTTTACCTGATTAAAGAGGACGAATTGGTGCTAGGTCCATTTCAGGGCCCGGTAGCCTGTACGCGGATTAAAAAAGGGAAAGGAGTATGCGGGGCATCCTGGCAACAAGCAGAAACCATTATCGTTCCTGACGTTGAAGAATTTCCTGGCCACATTGCCTGTGCATCTGCTTCCAAATCAGAAATTGTTTTACCCTTGATTGTGAAGGGGGAAGTGATTGGGGTTTTAGATGTTGACAGCGAAGTTCTAAATAAATTTGATGAAACAGATAAATCTTATTTAGAGCAAGTTATATCAATTTTATTAAATAGATAG
- a CDS encoding DNA-3-methyladenine glycosylase, producing the protein MKLKEEYYLNEDVVSLAKDLLGKILYTKIDNEITAGIIVETEAYFGIKDKASHAYGGRRTNRTETMYGSGGVAYVYLCYGMHNLFNIVSSKEDDPHAVLIRGIEPLIGIDIIEQRRNMPHTKGAISAGPGSAAKALGIDRAFNAKNLTGDEIWIEDHAIRYQNEDIAATPRVGIAYAKEHALLPWRFFVKGNKYVSKPNKV; encoded by the coding sequence TTGAAGTTAAAAGAAGAATATTACCTGAATGAAGATGTGGTTAGCCTAGCTAAAGATTTGCTGGGTAAGATACTGTACACCAAAATCGATAACGAAATCACTGCAGGAATCATCGTCGAGACCGAAGCTTATTTTGGCATAAAGGATAAAGCTTCGCATGCTTATGGTGGCCGCAGAACCAACCGAACAGAAACCATGTATGGTAGTGGGGGTGTTGCTTATGTATATCTCTGTTACGGCATGCATAACCTCTTCAATATTGTGAGTTCAAAAGAAGACGATCCTCACGCTGTTTTAATTAGGGGCATCGAGCCTTTGATTGGGATTGATATTATCGAGCAAAGAAGAAATATGCCACATACAAAAGGAGCTATTTCGGCTGGTCCGGGTTCTGCAGCAAAAGCACTAGGGATAGATAGAGCTTTTAACGCTAAAAATCTTACCGGTGATGAAATCTGGATCGAAGACCATGCTATCCGGTATCAAAACGAAGATATTGCAGCTACGCCCCGGGTGGGCATTGCATATGCCAAAGAGCATGCTTTATTACCTTGGCGGTTCTTTGTAAAAGGCAACAAATATGTAAGTAAACCAAATAAGGTTTAA
- a CDS encoding pyridoxamine 5'-phosphate oxidase family protein: MKNEKNIAILKEMAESVRTCMFTTFSSADELGSRPMGTAKIEDDGSLWFYTNEYSLKSKEISKENNVLLAYSDPSKNTYLTVKGKAELVDDKVRKEAYFSPFIKAWFPDGIEDPRLILIKVTPEEAEYWDASSSKIVVLFSMLKAVVTGDAPDLGKHDTIKF; the protein is encoded by the coding sequence ATGAAAAACGAGAAAAACATAGCAATCCTGAAAGAAATGGCAGAAAGCGTACGCACCTGTATGTTTACCACATTTTCTTCAGCAGACGAATTAGGAAGCAGACCAATGGGTACAGCAAAAATTGAAGATGATGGCAGCTTATGGTTTTATACCAACGAATACTCACTTAAATCAAAGGAAATCTCAAAAGAAAACAATGTACTGCTTGCTTATAGCGATCCATCAAAAAACACTTATTTAACGGTAAAGGGTAAGGCCGAACTGGTAGATGATAAAGTACGTAAAGAAGCTTATTTTTCTCCATTTATTAAGGCCTGGTTTCCCGATGGAATAGAAGATCCAAGATTAATTCTGATAAAAGTTACTCCTGAAGAAGCTGAATACTGGGATGCTTCATCATCAAAAATAGTGGTCTTATTTAGTATGTTAAAAGCGGTTGTTACCGGAGATGCACCCGACCTGGGTAAGCACGATACGATTAAATTTTAA
- the kynU gene encoding kynureninase — MNFENTLSFAKSLDEADQLRHFRSQFLFPNHNNKEFIYLCGNSLGLQPKAASEVMKGQLDNWANYAVEGWFDGNEPWMFYHKALKKLMAPIVGALPSEVCPMNTLTVNLHLLMVSFYQPKGKRFKIIMEGGAFPSDQYAIESQVRFHGFDPKEAIIEVFPRNGEEILRTEDIIAQIKENANEIALVLFGGINYYTGQWYDMETITKAGHEIGAIVGWDLAHAAGNVPVKLHDWDIDFACWCSYKYQNSGPGGISGIFVHEKHFSNTELNRFAGWWGYQESKRFKMEKGFIPEAGADGWQVSCTQVMPMALYHASLQIFEQAGFIEPLRNKSITLTAYLEFIINEVNKELGVEQYTIITPKIAKDRGAQLSIIAQRNGKQIFDGLMACHVLGDWREPDVIRLSAVPLYNSFEDVYLAGQALLKVSKDVLLTNAHQIKN; from the coding sequence ATGAATTTCGAAAACACCCTATCCTTTGCTAAGTCACTTGATGAAGCTGATCAGCTCCGCCATTTTAGGTCACAGTTTTTATTTCCAAATCACAATAATAAAGAATTTATATACCTGTGTGGTAATTCATTAGGGCTTCAACCTAAAGCTGCAAGTGAAGTTATGAAAGGTCAGCTTGATAATTGGGCCAATTACGCCGTAGAAGGTTGGTTTGATGGGAATGAGCCCTGGATGTTCTACCATAAAGCGCTTAAAAAGTTAATGGCACCTATTGTTGGTGCATTACCATCAGAGGTTTGCCCAATGAATACCTTAACCGTGAATCTCCATTTGTTAATGGTTAGCTTCTATCAGCCCAAAGGCAAACGCTTTAAAATTATTATGGAAGGCGGCGCATTCCCATCCGATCAATACGCAATAGAAAGCCAGGTGAGATTTCATGGTTTCGATCCAAAAGAAGCGATTATAGAAGTTTTTCCTAGGAATGGTGAAGAGATACTTCGCACTGAAGATATTATAGCTCAGATCAAAGAAAATGCCAATGAAATCGCATTAGTGTTGTTCGGAGGAATCAATTATTATACAGGGCAGTGGTATGATATGGAAACCATCACCAAAGCTGGGCATGAAATTGGGGCAATTGTAGGATGGGATTTAGCACATGCTGCAGGTAATGTTCCTGTAAAGCTTCACGATTGGGATATAGATTTTGCGTGCTGGTGCTCGTACAAATATCAAAATTCAGGTCCGGGAGGAATAAGCGGAATCTTTGTTCATGAAAAACATTTCAGTAATACCGAATTGAATCGCTTCGCCGGATGGTGGGGCTATCAGGAAAGTAAACGTTTTAAAATGGAAAAAGGCTTTATTCCTGAAGCTGGTGCAGACGGTTGGCAGGTAAGCTGCACACAGGTAATGCCTATGGCTTTATACCATGCATCACTGCAGATTTTCGAACAGGCCGGCTTTATCGAACCGCTTAGAAATAAAAGTATTACTTTAACTGCTTATCTGGAATTTATTATAAATGAAGTAAATAAAGAACTGGGAGTAGAGCAGTATACAATCATCACACCTAAGATAGCTAAAGATAGAGGCGCACAATTATCCATCATTGCGCAACGAAATGGCAAACAGATTTTTGATGGTTTGATGGCCTGCCACGTACTGGGCGACTGGCGCGAACCTGATGTAATTCGCTTAAGCGCCGTTCCACTTTACAATTCTTTCGAGGATGTTTATTTGGCTGGACAGGCACTTTTAAAAGTAA